The following is a genomic window from Mycobacterium parmense.
GGACAACGCGCTCACCAGCCGGGAGCCGTCCATGCCGATGCAGCGGTGGATCTTCCAGGCGCCCACGCGGATGCCTTCGTCGTGGAACGCGCGTTGCCATGCGTAGACGTGCAGATAGTTGGAGTCGATGAGCGTTCCGTCGACGTCGAACAGGACAGCGGGCTTGCCGCCGCCGGGACTCAGCGGACACTCCTGTGCCCGACACCCGTGCGCGATCGCAACGGCTTCTGAGACATCTGTGACATCTGGGCGGCATACCCACGCCGGCGCACCCTGACACCGGGCGGCCGGACGAGTTTTGCGGTTGCACGCGGCGGGCAACCGCCGTCCGGGTCTCGCGCTCAGGTGTGCAAACCCCGTCCCGGGTACTCGGGTAGCCCCTCGGTCTGCCGACCGACGTCCCGTCCGTCATCGAATGGCTTGCTGCGCAGTCCTTTTCACGAGGAGAGAGCTCCCCGCCGCCGGCCAGCAGCTGATCGGTTCGATTTGCCGGCAGCCACGCCCGGCGGACGCGGCGTGTTTAGCCATCAGCGGCGACCGGGTACCAATACGGCATGTCCGTTGTGTCAAGTACGTTGCTGCCGGCGGACGACCTCGTACGCTACGAGCCCGTCGGCGGCTGTTCTCAGAATCTCCCCCGTGCCCAGGGTGTCCGCCTCTCCGGCGTCGTGGCCGCGGCGGTCTGGGCGATCGGGGTGGTCGTCGGCCTGGTTGCGTTGACGGCCGGGCACCCGGGCGTGGCCCTCGCGGCCCTGGTGGTCGGCGTGGCGGCGCCGTGCGTCGGGGTTGCGTGGTTGCTGCGCGAGGAAGCGGCGACCCAACCGGGTCCTCGCTGCGCCCACTGATCCCCGGCCTTCCCCGGCCCTCTGACCCCCGGCGTTGCACCGCACCACCCGCGGTTTTCGGGCGGGCGGCCCAATCTTGACTTCGATGAACTTTTTTTCGCTCGGATGCGTGTAGTCAGCATCCGAACGGGGTAATGCCTGCGCCACGGGTGACTACTAGGGAAGTGCGTCAACCCGCCTTCGAGAGGCTCTGAGAGGAAGGAACTCCCATGGCGACCGTGAGCGACTATGACGCACGCCGTGTGACCGACATCGACCAGGACAAGTCCCCGCTGCGGGACCTGGCGCCGACCCTGCAGGGTTCGGCCACGGTGGTCATCGACGAGGACCCCAATGACCTCAACTTCTTCGAGTTGCCCGGCGCGGACCTGTCCGCCGAGGAGCTGACGGTGACCGTGATTCCGCAACGGTCCGACGAGTTCACTTGCCCGAGTTGCTTTTTGGTGCAGCACCGCAGCCGCCAGCGCCGCTCCGGCTCCGGTCTCTCGGTCTGCGCCGACTGCGCGTAGGTCGCCGCCCGCCGGCCCGGCCGTAGACTGGGTTGATGAGCGGCACCCTCGCTTTCGACGGGCGTTGCGGGATGTGCACGCGGGCCGTCAACCGACTGGCCCGGTGGGATCGCACCGGCGCCCTGACGATCGAGCCGTTCCAGAGCCCCGAAATCGCCGACCGGATCGCGGTGCGGGCCGACCGACTGCGCGAATCGGCGTGGTGGTTGGACTCGTCCGGCGAAATCTTCTCCGGCGCGCACGCCATGAACGCGGCCCTGGCCGCGGCGCTCGGCACCCCGCTGCCCCTGCGGGTCTACCGGCTGCCAGGTGTCGGCGCCGTGCAGGACGCCGTCTACCGGTGGGTCGCGACACACCGGTCTCGCTTCCGCGGAGCGATGCCGCTGTGCGAGGCCGACCCGCAGCGCTGCGCATAGCCGCCGCCGGCCGGCCATCCACCGAAGTCGGGGTGGCGGGATTCGAACCCACGGCCTCTTCGTCCCGAACGAAGCGCGCTACCAAGCTGCGCCACACCCCGCTTGAAGCTTCGACAGCCTATCGCACCGGCCTGGCGGCTGACCAAATCGCGATGTGGCGGGTCACTTCCAGACGCACGAACGCTCGAACTCCACCAGCGCCTCGGCGGGGCCGGTCGGGTCGAGTCCCTGCGCGCCCACCCACTCGTCGCTGAAGTAGGTGTCGGCATAGCGGTCACCGCTGTCGGCGAGCAGGGTGACCACCGATCCGCTGCGCCCCTCGGCCACCAGCTCCGCGAGCAGGCCGAACGCACCCCACAGGTTGGTGCCCGTCGACGGCCCCACCCGCCGGCCCAGCACGGCGCTGACGTGGCGGGCGGCGGCGATGGACGCCGCGTCGGGCACCGCCACCATCCGGTCGACCACGCCGGGCAGAAACGACGGTTCCACCCGCGGCCGGCCGATACCCTCGATGCGCGACGACACGGGCATCACAAGGTGGTCTAGGTCGTTCCGACCTGAGGCGTAGGCGGGGAAAAACGCCGAGTTCTCCGGGTCGACGACGCACAACCGGGTCGCGTGCCGCTTGTAGCGGATATACCGGCCGATCGTCGCGCTGGTTCCCCCGGTGCCCGCGCCCACCACGATCCATTCCGGGACCGGATGTCGCTCGTCGCGCATCTGCTCGTAGATCGACTCGGCGATGTTGTTGTTGCCCCGCCAGTCGGTGGCGCGTTCGGCGTTGGTGAACTGATCGAGGTAATGCCCCCCGGTTTCGTGGGCGAGGCGCTCGGCCTCCGCGTAGACCTCGCTGGAGTTCTGCACGAAATGGCAGCGGCCGCCCTGGGCTTCGATCAGCGCCACCTTCGACGAGCTGGTGGCCGCCGGCATCACGGCGATGAACGGCAGGCCCAGCATGGCCGCGAAGTAGGCCTCCGACACCGCCGTCGAGCCGGAGGACGCCTCGACCACCGTGGTGCCCTCGCCGATCCACCCGTTGCACAGCGCATACAGGAACAGCGAGCGCGCCAGCCGGTGCTTGAGGCTGCCGGTGATGTGCGTCGTCTCGTCTTTGAGGTACAACGCGACGTGAGCGTCGGGGCTGGTGGTGCTCCAGGCCGATGGCAGCGGGTAGCGCAGCAGGTGGGTGTCGGCGCTGCGACGGGCGTCGGCCTGGATCAGCCGGATCGCGTTGTCGGTCCAGTGACGCGAACGGCTACGGACCGCGATCCGCGCCCCGCCGGTCAACGCACGGAAGCTGTTGGCTGCGAACGGCTCAGGTCGCTGGTCGCATCCCGGTCGCCCATCGGGGCGGCGATCAACGTCAGCAGGGTCGCCTCGGGCCGGCAGCAGAAGCGGACCGGGGCGAACGGCGAGGTGCCCAGCCCGGCGGAGACGTGCAGCGCCATGTTCGCGCCCCAGCGCGACGGCCCCTTGGCGCGGGACCGGTCCAGCCCGCAATTGGTCACCAGGGCGCCGTAGAACGGCAGGCACACCTGCCCGCCGTGGGTGTGGCCGGCCATCACCAGCTGGTAGCCGTCGGCGGCGAAGCGGTCCAGCACCCGCGGCTCCGGCGAGTGCGTCAGTCCCAGCCGCAGGTTGGCGGCCGGGCTCGCAGGCCCGGAGATCGCGTCGTAGCGGTCGCGGTTGATGTGCGGGTCGTCCACGCCCGCGGCGGCGATATGCAGGCCGGCCACCTCGAACTCGCGGCGGGTGTGGGTCAGGTCCAGCCACCCGCGTTCGGTGAACGCCGCCCGCAGGTCCTGCCACGGCAGCGGTTCGCCGCGGACCCGGTGCGACGGGTTGGTCACGTAGTTCAGCGGGTTCTTCAGCCGGGGACCGAAGTAGTCGTTGCTGCCGAAGACGAACACCCCCGGTCGCGACAATAGGTCGCCCAGGGTCTGCACCACCGCGGGCACCGCCTTGGGGTGCGCCAGGTTGTCGCCGGTGTTCACCACCAGGTCGGGTTCCCAGTTGGCCAGCTCGCGCAACCAGGCCTGTTTGCGGCGCTGGTTGGGCGTCATGTGCAGATCACTGATGTGCAGCACCCGCAGCGGTGTGGACCCCGGCGAGAGGACCGGCATGGTGATCTCGCGCAGGACGAACGCGTTGCGCTCGACGATCGAGGCGTAACCGATCCCGGCGGCGGTCGAGCCGACCGCAACAGCGCCGGTGCGAATCAAGGCGGGCAGAACGTTAGCCATGCAGGAAGCCTACTGCCGCTCGCGAAATAGCGGCCGCATCGCAGCGTATTTCCTGCGCCACAGTGTCTTCGGGCCCTACGGGGGCGGCTGTCCCGGCGGAGGGGGAGGCGCCAGCAGCGGGATGGTGATCGGCGGCAGCCCGGGAATCTCCACGACCTGCGATCCCATCGGCGGCGGAGCGCCTTCCGGCGGCGGAGGCGGCGCCGGCGGGATGCCGTTGCTGACCTGGATCGTGACGATGGACCCCGGAATGGTCTGGCCGCTCGGCGTCGTCCCGACCACCTCGCCCAATTCCGCGCTGCTGTTGACCGAGTTGGTCTGGTCGGCGACCTGGAAGCCGGCGTCTTTGAGCCGCTGGCGCGCGGCATCCACCTTCAGGCCCGCGACGCTGGGGACCCGGGAGGCCGGTGAGCCGTCGACGTAGCGCGGGTCGGTCGGCGGCAGTACCACCGGCCCGAAGTTGGTGGCGATCGGCTTCATCGCCGTGAACCAGGTGCGGGCAGGTTCGTTGCCGCCGTAGAGGTCACCGTCGCCGCAGTGCCGCAGCGGCGACGAGCACAGGTCGGTCGGGTTGGGGGAGTCGTCGTAGATGTAGTTCGCCGCCGCGTAGTGGCTGGTGAATCCCACGAAGCCCGACGAGCGGTGCGCCTCGGTGGTCCCCGTCTTACCGGACACCGGAAGGTCCCAGCCCGCGGCGCTCGCCGAACCCGCCGCGGTGCCCCCGCCCAGCGCGTCCTTGCTCATCGCATTGGCCAGGGTGTTGGCCAGCCCCTCGGGCACCACCTGATCGCACGTCTCGGTGGTGACCGCGACCTCGTTGCCGTGCCGGTCGTAGAGCTTGTCGATCGGGTTCGGCGGGCACCACACGCCGCCGCTGGCCAGCGTTGCCGCGACGTTCGACAGCTCCAGCGCGTTGACCTCGATGGGCCCGAGGGTGAAGGATCCGATGTTCTGCCGCTTGACGAAGTCGGCGAGGCTCTCGTTGCTGTCCGGGTTGTAGGTCCTGGCCGTGCCGGGATCCGCGTAGGAACGCAGGCCCAGCTTGATGGCCATGTCCACGGTGCGCGTCACCCCCACCTGCTGGATCAGTTTGGCGAACGCGGTGTTGGGCGAGGTGGCCAGCGCGTCGGTCACGTTCATCGAGCCCCGGTAGTTACCGGCGTTGACCACGCACCAGTAGTCCTTCGGGCACCCCTTGGCGCCACCGCTTCCCATCCCCTTGGCCTGGAACCGGCTCGGGACCTCGAGCGTGGCGTTGGTGCCCATGCCCATGTCCAGCGCCGCAGCGGTGGTGAAGATCTTGAAGACCGATCCCGCGCCGTCTCCGACCAGCGAGAACGGTTGGGGGCGCATCGTCTGGCCGGCGTCGGTGTCCAGGCCGTAGGTGCGGTTGCTGGCCATCGCCATCACCTTGTGGGAGTCCTTGCCCGGCCTGATCACGCTCATGACGCTGGAGATGCCCGCCAGCGTCGGGCTGGCGAACTTGTCGATCGCCGTCTTGACGGGAATCTGCACGTCCGGGTCCAGCGTGGTGCGGATCAGGTAGCCGCCCCGGGCCACCTGTTCCTTACTGATGCCCGCACGCGACAGGTACTCCTGGACGTAGTCGCAGAAGAAGGCGCGGTCGCCGGCCGCGATGCAGCCGCGGGGCAATTCGTTGGGCTGCGGCAGCACGCCCAGCGGCGTCGCCTTGGCGGCCCGCAGCGCATCTTCCTCCTGCGGGATGTTCTCGATCATCGTGTCCAGGACCACGTTGCGGCGGGCCAGCGCGCCGTCGGGGTTGGTGTAGGGGTTCAGGGCGCTGGTCGACTGCACCATGCCGGCCAGCAGCGCCGCCTGCTGCCAGTTCAGCTCCGAGGCGTTGACGCCGAAGTACGTCTGCGCCGCGTCCTGCACGCCGAACGAACCGTTACCGAAGGACACCAGGTTCAGATACCGGGTCAAGATCTCGGGTTTGGTGAAGGTTTTGTCCAGCGTGAGCGCCATGCGGATCTCGCGCAGCTTGCGCGCCGGGGTGGTCTC
Proteins encoded in this region:
- a CDS encoding DUF4193 domain-containing protein, whose protein sequence is MATVSDYDARRVTDIDQDKSPLRDLAPTLQGSATVVIDEDPNDLNFFELPGADLSAEELTVTVIPQRSDEFTCPSCFLVQHRSRQRRSGSGLSVCADCA
- a CDS encoding thiol-disulfide oxidoreductase DCC family protein, with translation MSGTLAFDGRCGMCTRAVNRLARWDRTGALTIEPFQSPEIADRIAVRADRLRESAWWLDSSGEIFSGAHAMNAALAAALGTPLPLRVYRLPGVGAVQDAVYRWVATHRSRFRGAMPLCEADPQRCA
- the cds1 gene encoding L-cysteine desulfhydrase Cds1, with protein sequence MTGGARIAVRSRSRHWTDNAIRLIQADARRSADTHLLRYPLPSAWSTTSPDAHVALYLKDETTHITGSLKHRLARSLFLYALCNGWIGEGTTVVEASSGSTAVSEAYFAAMLGLPFIAVMPAATSSSKVALIEAQGGRCHFVQNSSEVYAEAERLAHETGGHYLDQFTNAERATDWRGNNNIAESIYEQMRDERHPVPEWIVVGAGTGGTSATIGRYIRYKRHATRLCVVDPENSAFFPAYASGRNDLDHLVMPVSSRIEGIGRPRVEPSFLPGVVDRMVAVPDAASIAAARHVSAVLGRRVGPSTGTNLWGAFGLLAELVAEGRSGSVVTLLADSGDRYADTYFSDEWVGAQGLDPTGPAEALVEFERSCVWK
- a CDS encoding metallophosphoesterase; protein product: MANVLPALIRTGAVAVGSTAAGIGYASIVERNAFVLREITMPVLSPGSTPLRVLHISDLHMTPNQRRKQAWLRELANWEPDLVVNTGDNLAHPKAVPAVVQTLGDLLSRPGVFVFGSNDYFGPRLKNPLNYVTNPSHRVRGEPLPWQDLRAAFTERGWLDLTHTRREFEVAGLHIAAAGVDDPHINRDRYDAISGPASPAANLRLGLTHSPEPRVLDRFAADGYQLVMAGHTHGGQVCLPFYGALVTNCGLDRSRAKGPSRWGANMALHVSAGLGTSPFAPVRFCCRPEATLLTLIAAPMGDRDATSDLSRSQPTASVR
- the ponA2 gene encoding transglycosylase/D,D-transpeptidase PonA2, encoding MSDRPPAALTVLKLVGCCLLASVLATALLFPLAGGFGLMSNRASEVVANGSAQLLQGEVPAVSTMVDAKGNTIAWLYSQRRFEVPGDKIANTMKLAIVSIEDKRFAEHNGVDWKGTLTGLAGYARGDVDTRGGSTIEQQYIKNYQLLVTAKTDAEKRAAVETTPARKLREIRMALTLDKTFTKPEILTRYLNLVSFGNGSFGVQDAAQTYFGVNASELNWQQAALLAGMVQSTSALNPYTNPDGALARRNVVLDTMIENIPQEEDALRAAKATPLGVLPQPNELPRGCIAAGDRAFFCDYVQEYLSRAGISKEQVARGGYLIRTTLDPDVQIPVKTAIDKFASPTLAGISSVMSVIRPGKDSHKVMAMASNRTYGLDTDAGQTMRPQPFSLVGDGAGSVFKIFTTAAALDMGMGTNATLEVPSRFQAKGMGSGGAKGCPKDYWCVVNAGNYRGSMNVTDALATSPNTAFAKLIQQVGVTRTVDMAIKLGLRSYADPGTARTYNPDSNESLADFVKRQNIGSFTLGPIEVNALELSNVAATLASGGVWCPPNPIDKLYDRHGNEVAVTTETCDQVVPEGLANTLANAMSKDALGGGTAAGSASAAGWDLPVSGKTGTTEAHRSSGFVGFTSHYAAANYIYDDSPNPTDLCSSPLRHCGDGDLYGGNEPARTWFTAMKPIATNFGPVVLPPTDPRYVDGSPASRVPSVAGLKVDAARQRLKDAGFQVADQTNSVNSSAELGEVVGTTPSGQTIPGSIVTIQVSNGIPPAPPPPPEGAPPPMGSQVVEIPGLPPITIPLLAPPPPPGQPPP